The region TGATGGATCGAACTTTAGGGGAGGTAGAGCGTCAACTAGCAGAGAAACAGTTCAAACAAGATGTTAAGAAACATATTGATGATATTTTCAATAAATATGTGACACCGCAGGAAACTTCAGATCAGGCTGTGATGTTTTTACCAGCAGAGGCAATTTTTGCTGAGATTAATGCCTATCACCCAGATTTAGTAGCTTATTCGCAACGTAAAAGAGTATGGCTTGTGTCACCTACAACTTTTATGTCAACACTGACAACGATTCAAGTGATTTTAAATAATTTAGAACGGGATCAACATGCTTTAATTATTCAACAGGAGTTGAATAAATTAGGGGATGAATTCAAGCGTTATAAAGAGCGATGGGATAAGTTGAGTAAGCATATTGATAGTGTGTCGAAAGATGTTAAAGAAATCCATATTACAACTGAGAAAATTGGGACTCGCTTCGATGCTATTTCAAATGTTGAACTTGATTTTACAGAATAAGTCGCTAATATTTGACAAATAAATAAAAAGGCTTTATAATAGATAAGAATTAAATTTAATAAAATTACAATAATATACTCTTATTAAGAGCGATGGAGGCATAGGGGCCTATGAAGTCGCGGCAACCTCTGAAATTGAAAGGTGCCGACCCAAGCGAGTTTAACTCGAGCAATAAGAGGGTTTGAATCTACCTATTCAAGTCCGCTTATAGCGGGCTTTTTTTGTTAGCTCATCTTTCCGGCTTTGTCGGAATAGATGAACTATACATCTGCGTTTTTTGCAGATGTTATCCATTAGTGCTATTAGTGTGTATTCACTGTATTTGTGAATACACATAAAATCTATAATTAGACAAACTTTACATCGCGAAGGCGATGTAACAACCATTGTTAGAATATAATTTAGTGGAAAATAGGATTAGATTCAAGTTAATTGCAAAAATTAACGGCCCGAAGCATGATTTTATATCTAAAGCTTAATAATATAGAGTATTAATGTGAATTGAAGGAGGATATTATAGTGTCAGAACGTCGTTTATTTACATCAGAATCAGTAACAGAAGGTCATCCAGATAAAATTGCTGATCAGATTTCAGATTCAATTTTAGATGCGATCTTAGCCAAAGATCCAATGGCACGTGTTGCTTGTGAAACATCGGTAACAACTGGATTAGTGTTAGTGTTTGGGGAAATTACAACGTCTTCGTATGTTGATATTCAAAAAACAGTCCGTGAAACAATTCGTCAAATTGGTTATGATCGTGCAAAATATGGATTTGACGCAGATACATGTGCTGTGTTAACTGCAATTGACGAACAATCGGCTGATATTGCGATGGGTGTTGACCAAGCGTTAGAAGCTCGTACTGGTTCAATGAGTGATGAAGAAATCGAAGCAATCGGAGCAGGAGACCAAGGTTTAATGTTCGGGTTTGCTACAAATGAAACAGAAGAATTTATGCCATTACCAATCTCGTTAGCTCATAAATTAGCACGTCGTTTAACTGAAGTTCGTAAAAATGGAACATTAGACTATTTACGTCCAGATGGAAAAACTCAAGTAACAGTTGAATATGATGAAGCTTTAAAACCAGTAGCTATTGATACTGTATTATTATCGACTCAACATTCACCAGAAGTAACTCATGAGCAAATCGAAGCAGATATCAAAAAATATGTATTTGATGAAGTATTACCACAAGAATTAGTAACTGAAAATACTCGTTATTTAGTTAATCCAACAGGACGTTTTGTAATCGGTGGACCTCATGGAGATGCAGGATTAACAGGACGTAAAATTATTGTTGATACTTACGGAGGATATGCCCGTCATGGTGGTGGAGCATTCTCAGGTAAAGATGCAACAAAAGTAGACCGCTCTGCTGCATATGCTGCACGTTATGTGGCGAAGAACTTAGTTGCTGCAGGGTATGCAGATAAAATTGAGATTCAATTATCATATGCAATTGGAGTCGCACAGCCTACTTCAATTATGGTTGATACATTCGGTACAGGGAAAACTACGAATGCTAAAATCGTCGAAGTAATTCGTCAAAACTTTGATTTACGCCCAGCGGGAATCATTCAAATGTTAGATTTAAGACGCCCAATCTATAAACAAACAGCTGCATATGGACATTTCGGACGTACTGATGTAGATTTACCATGGGAACGCTTAGATAAAGTAGAAGCGTTAAAAGCTTCACTTTAATATTAAATAGATGTATAATAATAGCCTGATTTTTTTACAAAAAATCAGGTTTTTATTATGTGAGAGAGTGCTATAATATACTATGCTATAAAACTTTAAATTTTTGAAAGGAAGTGCCTAGTGTGCTAAAAAAACTGTTACTTATAATCAATCCGACGTCAGGTCGTGGGATGATCAAGGATTACCTTTTATCGATTGTCACTCAGTTTAGTTTAGCTGGATATGAAGTGACAGTTTATCCAACGAAAGCTAAGCATGATGCTGTGAGTAAAATGAAAGTCGCTCGAAGTTATGATTTGGTTATCGCAAGTGGTGGGGATGGAACGTTGAACGAAGTAATCACTGGCTTAATTGAAGCAAATGGGAAT is a window of Turicibacter sanguinis DNA encoding:
- the metK gene encoding methionine adenosyltransferase yields the protein MSERRLFTSESVTEGHPDKIADQISDSILDAILAKDPMARVACETSVTTGLVLVFGEITTSSYVDIQKTVRETIRQIGYDRAKYGFDADTCAVLTAIDEQSADIAMGVDQALEARTGSMSDEEIEAIGAGDQGLMFGFATNETEEFMPLPISLAHKLARRLTEVRKNGTLDYLRPDGKTQVTVEYDEALKPVAIDTVLLSTQHSPEVTHEQIEADIKKYVFDEVLPQELVTENTRYLVNPTGRFVIGGPHGDAGLTGRKIIVDTYGGYARHGGGAFSGKDATKVDRSAAYAARYVAKNLVAAGYADKIEIQLSYAIGVAQPTSIMVDTFGTGKTTNAKIVEVIRQNFDLRPAGIIQMLDLRRPIYKQTAAYGHFGRTDVDLPWERLDKVEALKASL